In Capsicum annuum cultivar UCD-10X-F1 chromosome 7, UCD10Xv1.1, whole genome shotgun sequence, one genomic interval encodes:
- the LOC124885902 gene encoding uncharacterized protein LOC124885902, with amino-acid sequence MDAISTQLKIDVSLKRINAKFKILKAESIFRKYPLCITTSDIVIDSDGVYADNTMIEYYDFVKPSDLALGVVRNVKSLAIVNVGGEELISDCYNSVVKVKQKYINKDTLVSVMRNYSIKHMFNCRTARSNKQSYVLLCKSPKSNWVFKASCKHGTDTFIVHTFNDEHTFSIMDKVFEQQHTTIAFVAGITAPKLVNYKGIITPSDIIEDIKREIGLDIDYMKAWHAKDRALKMLRGRTADPFIRGFGYCRSVVVVDDSHMKGPYQGIFVSASTLDGAGHILPLAYGVVDSENDSSWMWFFQQFKCAFGERDNIKSKDKLTDEFFAMAKAYKLDVFDELMCKVGKIDNRVKVYLENVGFEKWSRVYAPINRGRMMTSNIAECINSHLVEARELPILDFLE; translated from the exons ATGGATGCCATATCAACTCAATTAAAAATTGACGTATCTCTGAAAAGAATTAATGCCAAATTTAAG attttaaaaGCTGAATCTATATTCAGGAAGTATCCACTGTGTATTACAACGAGTGATATTGTAATTGACAGTGATGGTGTTTACGCAGATAATACGATGATTGAGTATTATGATTTTGTTAAGCCGTCTGATCTTGCACTTGGTGTAGTTCGTAATGTTAAATCTCTGGCAATTGTTAATGTGGGTGGTGAAGAACTAATAAGTGATTGCTATAATAGTGTTGTTAAGGTGAAGCAAAAGTATATAAATAAAGATACACTTGTCTCGGTAATGCGTAACTATTCAATCAAGCATATGTTCAATTGTAGAACTGCGAGATCTAACAAGCAGAG TTATGTCTTGCTGTGCAAATCGCCGAAAAGTAATTGGGTATTCAAGGCATCCTGTAAGCATGGTACTGATACATTTATAGTACATACCTTCAACGATGAACACACCTTCTCAATAATGGACAAAGTGTTTGAGCAACAGCATACAACCATTGCCTTTGTAGCTGGAATAACAGCTCCAAAGTTAGTGAACTACAAAGGAATAATCACCCCAAGCGACATTATTGAAGATATAAAAAGGGAAATTGGTTTGGACATAGATTACATGAAGGCGTGGCATGCTAAAGATCGTGCTTTAAAAATGTTGAGAGGGCGAACAGCTGAT CCTTTCATTAGGGGATTTGGGTATTGTAGGTCTGTTGTGGTAGTAGACGATAGTCACATGAAAGGACCATATCAAGGAATATTCGTTTCAGCTAGCACTCTTGATGGAGCAG GACATATATTGCCGCTTGCGTATGGGGTTGTAGATTCTGAGAATGATTCATCCTGGATGTggtttttccagcaattcaagtgTGCTTTTGGTGAGCGTGATAATAT AAAGAGTAAGGACAAGCTGACCGACGAGTTTTTTGCCATGGCTAAAGCGTACAAGTTGGATGTGTTTGATGAGCTTATGTGTAAAGTGGGAAAGATTGACAATAGAGTTAAGGTATATTTGGAAAATGTTGGATTTGAAAAGTGGTCACGAGTTTATGCTCCAATAAATAGGGGGAGGATGATGACTTCCAACATTGCAGAATGTATCAACTCTCATCTTGTTGAGGCTCGTGAACTgccaattttagattttcttgaataG